The following are encoded together in the Mycteria americana isolate JAX WOST 10 ecotype Jacksonville Zoo and Gardens chromosome 2, USCA_MyAme_1.0, whole genome shotgun sequence genome:
- the LOC142405804 gene encoding tRNA selenocysteine 1-associated protein 1-like isoform X1, with the protein MGPQASFKGKDLMAKKRECLQAYSWWRTPQKKRKKKNKIKPGRIEFVPSSSSARPDYSIFVGELTPEVDDFQLYDYFLKRYPSCIDCKIATDLLGYSRGYAFVRFGEQGDQMRALQDCQNAPGLGGKRIRLSIGISKRLKAEFQRYQSYNYNDYYQDYQNYYSQWGYDPYADYNYSSYAPYDSMQAVGDCSLGDAVMAPAVFEETSAMTEINDDLITEDPQLYLDVDEMNRQFMETSEELYDSLMNCHWQPLDTVTSDIPPAI; encoded by the exons ATGGGACCCCAGGCTTCTTTCAAGGGCAAG GACTTAATGGCGAAAAAAAGAGAATGTCTGCAGGCCTACAGCTGGTGGAGAACACCACAGAAGAAacggaagaaaaagaacaaaataaaaccaggaagaATAGAGTTTGTCCCTAGTAGTAGTTCAGCCAG accagaTTATTCGATATTTGTTGGGGAGCTTACTCCGGAAGTGGATGATTTCCAGCTCTATGACTATTTCCTAAAGAGGTACCCCTCATGTATTGACTGCAAAATAGCAACAGACCTGCTGGGATATTCCAG AGGGTATGCCTTTGTCAGATTTGGTGAGCAAGGTGATCAGATGAGGGCACTGCAAGACTGCCAGAATGCACCAGGTCTGGGGGGAAAACGAATCCGGCTGAGCATAGGAATTTCTAAAAG ACTGAAAGCAGAATTCCAGCGGTACCAGTCGTACAACTATAATGATTATTACCAAGATTATCAGAACTACTACTCGCAGTGGGGTTATGATCCTTACGCTGACTACAACTACAGCTCCTATGCTCCCTATGATAGCATGCAGGCTGTTGGAGATTGCTCTTTAGGAGATGCTGTTATGGCTCCAGCTGTTTTTGAG gaAACTTCAGCTATGACTGAAATCAATGATGACTTAATAACTGAAG ATCCACAGCTTTACTTGGATGTTGATGAAATGAACAGGCAATTTATGGAGACAAGTGAAGAACTCTATGATTCCCTCATGAATTGTCACTGGCAACCTCTGGATACGGTCACTTCTGACATCCCCCCTGCTATTTAA
- the LOC142405804 gene encoding tRNA selenocysteine 1-associated protein 1-like isoform X2: MASQDLMAKKRECLQAYSWWRTPQKKRKKKNKIKPGRIEFVPSSSSARPDYSIFVGELTPEVDDFQLYDYFLKRYPSCIDCKIATDLLGYSRGYAFVRFGEQGDQMRALQDCQNAPGLGGKRIRLSIGISKRLKAEFQRYQSYNYNDYYQDYQNYYSQWGYDPYADYNYSSYAPYDSMQAVGDCSLGDAVMAPAVFEETSAMTEINDDLITEDPQLYLDVDEMNRQFMETSEELYDSLMNCHWQPLDTVTSDIPPAI, encoded by the exons ATGGCAAGCCAG GACTTAATGGCGAAAAAAAGAGAATGTCTGCAGGCCTACAGCTGGTGGAGAACACCACAGAAGAAacggaagaaaaagaacaaaataaaaccaggaagaATAGAGTTTGTCCCTAGTAGTAGTTCAGCCAG accagaTTATTCGATATTTGTTGGGGAGCTTACTCCGGAAGTGGATGATTTCCAGCTCTATGACTATTTCCTAAAGAGGTACCCCTCATGTATTGACTGCAAAATAGCAACAGACCTGCTGGGATATTCCAG AGGGTATGCCTTTGTCAGATTTGGTGAGCAAGGTGATCAGATGAGGGCACTGCAAGACTGCCAGAATGCACCAGGTCTGGGGGGAAAACGAATCCGGCTGAGCATAGGAATTTCTAAAAG ACTGAAAGCAGAATTCCAGCGGTACCAGTCGTACAACTATAATGATTATTACCAAGATTATCAGAACTACTACTCGCAGTGGGGTTATGATCCTTACGCTGACTACAACTACAGCTCCTATGCTCCCTATGATAGCATGCAGGCTGTTGGAGATTGCTCTTTAGGAGATGCTGTTATGGCTCCAGCTGTTTTTGAG gaAACTTCAGCTATGACTGAAATCAATGATGACTTAATAACTGAAG ATCCACAGCTTTACTTGGATGTTGATGAAATGAACAGGCAATTTATGGAGACAAGTGAAGAACTCTATGATTCCCTCATGAATTGTCACTGGCAACCTCTGGATACGGTCACTTCTGACATCCCCCCTGCTATTTAA
- the LOC142405804 gene encoding tRNA selenocysteine 1-associated protein 1-like isoform X3 translates to MGPQASFKGKDLMAKKRECLQAYSWWRTPQKKRKKKNKIKPGRIEFVPSSSSARPDYSIFVGELTPEVDDFQLYDYFLKRYPSCIDCKIATDLLGYSRLKAEFQRYQSYNYNDYYQDYQNYYSQWGYDPYADYNYSSYAPYDSMQAVGDCSLGDAVMAPAVFEETSAMTEINDDLITEDPQLYLDVDEMNRQFMETSEELYDSLMNCHWQPLDTVTSDIPPAI, encoded by the exons ATGGGACCCCAGGCTTCTTTCAAGGGCAAG GACTTAATGGCGAAAAAAAGAGAATGTCTGCAGGCCTACAGCTGGTGGAGAACACCACAGAAGAAacggaagaaaaagaacaaaataaaaccaggaagaATAGAGTTTGTCCCTAGTAGTAGTTCAGCCAG accagaTTATTCGATATTTGTTGGGGAGCTTACTCCGGAAGTGGATGATTTCCAGCTCTATGACTATTTCCTAAAGAGGTACCCCTCATGTATTGACTGCAAAATAGCAACAGACCTGCTGGGATATTCCAG ACTGAAAGCAGAATTCCAGCGGTACCAGTCGTACAACTATAATGATTATTACCAAGATTATCAGAACTACTACTCGCAGTGGGGTTATGATCCTTACGCTGACTACAACTACAGCTCCTATGCTCCCTATGATAGCATGCAGGCTGTTGGAGATTGCTCTTTAGGAGATGCTGTTATGGCTCCAGCTGTTTTTGAG gaAACTTCAGCTATGACTGAAATCAATGATGACTTAATAACTGAAG ATCCACAGCTTTACTTGGATGTTGATGAAATGAACAGGCAATTTATGGAGACAAGTGAAGAACTCTATGATTCCCTCATGAATTGTCACTGGCAACCTCTGGATACGGTCACTTCTGACATCCCCCCTGCTATTTAA
- the PAK1IP1 gene encoding p21-activated protein kinase-interacting protein 1 isoform X1 codes for MELVAGCYEQILFGFAARPAESWTVVPDFTHHAHSASLSAVAVNNRYVVTGSRDETIQIYDMKKKIEHGALLQHNGTITCLEFYGTAHLLSGAEDGLICIWNTKRWECLKSIKAHKGHVTSLSIHPSGKLALSVGTDKTLRTWNLVEGRSAFIKNLKQNAHIIKWSPDGERYVTVITNKVDIYKLDTASITGTITTEKRISSLRFITDSILAVAGDDEIIRFYSCDSQKCLCEFKAHENRIKDIYSFEREGQHVIVTASSDGYIKMWNLDLNKIKDVPSLLCEVNTKARLTCLAVWLDRVSEMKENSDKAATSSQANEDEKSSTVRKSKVCWTDKSDKTAKRKRKITPEKQKLEAPLQKKKKKRNSSA; via the exons ATGGAGCTGGTAGCGGGCTGCTACGAGCAGATCCTCTTCGGGTTCGCCGCGCGGCCCGCCGAG TCCTGGACGGTTGTCCCTGATTTTACACATCATGCCCACTCTGCCTCGTTGTCAGCGGTAGCAGTGAATAACAGATATGTGGTCACTGGGAGCAGAGATGAGACTATCCAAATCTATGACATGAAAAAGAAGATAGAACATGGGGCACTGCTGCAGCACAATG GCACAATAACTTGTTTGGAGTTCTATGGTACTGCACATCTACTGAGTGGGGCTGAAGATGGACTAATTTGTATCTGGAACACAAAGAGATGGGAATGCCTGAAATCCATTAAGGCACATAA ggGGCATGTGACATCTCTTTCTATTCATCCTTCTGGGAAATTAGCTTTGTCAGTAGGAACAGATAAAACATTAAG AACTTGGAATCTTGTAGAAGGACGATCAGCCTTTATCAAAAACCTGAAGCAAA ATGCCCACATCATTAAATGGTCCCCTGATGGAGAGAGGTACGTGACTGTGATAACAAATAAAGTGGATATCTACAAACTTGACACAGCTTCAATCACTGGCACTATCACAACAGAGAAGAGAATTTCTTCACTTAGATTTATTACA GATTCTATCCTTGCTGTAGCTGGAGATGATGAAATTATAAGGTTCTACAGCTGTGACTCTCAAAAATGCCTGTGTGAATTTAAAGCTCATGAAAACAG aataaaAGATATCTATAGTTTTGAAAGAGAAGGCCAACATGTTATTGTTACTGCATCCAGTGATGGTTACATTAAAATGTGGAATCTGGATCTTAATAAG ATTAAAGATGTGCCGTCTTTACTGTGTGAAGTCAATACCAAAGCTAGGCTAACGTGTCTTGCAGTATGGCTTGACAgagtttcagaaatgaaagaaaattctgaTAAAGCTGCAACATCATCTCAAG caaatgaagatgaaaaatcATCAACAGTCAGGAAAAGCAAAGTTTGTTGGACTGATAAAAGtgataaaacagcaaaaagaaagagaaaaattactccAGAGAAGCAAAAATTGGAAGCTCcactgcaaaagaagaaaaagaaacggAATAGCTCAGCGTG
- the PAK1IP1 gene encoding p21-activated protein kinase-interacting protein 1 isoform X2 — protein sequence MKKKIEHGALLQHNGTITCLEFYGTAHLLSGAEDGLICIWNTKRWECLKSIKAHKGHVTSLSIHPSGKLALSVGTDKTLRTWNLVEGRSAFIKNLKQNAHIIKWSPDGERYVTVITNKVDIYKLDTASITGTITTEKRISSLRFITDSILAVAGDDEIIRFYSCDSQKCLCEFKAHENRIKDIYSFEREGQHVIVTASSDGYIKMWNLDLNKIKDVPSLLCEVNTKARLTCLAVWLDRVSEMKENSDKAATSSQANEDEKSSTVRKSKVCWTDKSDKTAKRKRKITPEKQKLEAPLQKKKKKRNSSA from the exons ATGAAAAAGAAGATAGAACATGGGGCACTGCTGCAGCACAATG GCACAATAACTTGTTTGGAGTTCTATGGTACTGCACATCTACTGAGTGGGGCTGAAGATGGACTAATTTGTATCTGGAACACAAAGAGATGGGAATGCCTGAAATCCATTAAGGCACATAA ggGGCATGTGACATCTCTTTCTATTCATCCTTCTGGGAAATTAGCTTTGTCAGTAGGAACAGATAAAACATTAAG AACTTGGAATCTTGTAGAAGGACGATCAGCCTTTATCAAAAACCTGAAGCAAA ATGCCCACATCATTAAATGGTCCCCTGATGGAGAGAGGTACGTGACTGTGATAACAAATAAAGTGGATATCTACAAACTTGACACAGCTTCAATCACTGGCACTATCACAACAGAGAAGAGAATTTCTTCACTTAGATTTATTACA GATTCTATCCTTGCTGTAGCTGGAGATGATGAAATTATAAGGTTCTACAGCTGTGACTCTCAAAAATGCCTGTGTGAATTTAAAGCTCATGAAAACAG aataaaAGATATCTATAGTTTTGAAAGAGAAGGCCAACATGTTATTGTTACTGCATCCAGTGATGGTTACATTAAAATGTGGAATCTGGATCTTAATAAG ATTAAAGATGTGCCGTCTTTACTGTGTGAAGTCAATACCAAAGCTAGGCTAACGTGTCTTGCAGTATGGCTTGACAgagtttcagaaatgaaagaaaattctgaTAAAGCTGCAACATCATCTCAAG caaatgaagatgaaaaatcATCAACAGTCAGGAAAAGCAAAGTTTGTTGGACTGATAAAAGtgataaaacagcaaaaagaaagagaaaaattactccAGAGAAGCAAAAATTGGAAGCTCcactgcaaaagaagaaaaagaaacggAATAGCTCAGCGTG